In a single window of the Candidatus Desulfatibia profunda genome:
- a CDS encoding helix-turn-helix domain-containing protein: protein MNIQAVNEVRAAEILSVAVQTLRNWRFQKKGPAYLKISRCVRYKLDDLERYVESKRVDPEVAA from the coding sequence ATGAATATCCAAGCGGTTAATGAGGTAAGGGCAGCGGAAATATTATCCGTTGCGGTGCAGACTCTCCGGAACTGGAGATTTCAGAAGAAGGGACCAGCTTATCTCAAGATTTCCAGGTGTGTTCGCTACAAACTGGACGATCTTGAAAGGTATGTAGAATCTAAGCGAGTGGACCCGGAGGTAGCGGCATGA
- a CDS encoding AAA family ATPase has translation MKNKILNHFNGDYKSFYKKYLPEAKKIGGDEYAAKCCFPNHEDKNPSFNFNNQSGKYFCHGCGKKGDIFHFYGKINSLDTRRDFGKILKGIADDFSIPWEERKSRLVKTYDYTDADSNLLFQVCRMDPKDFRQRQPNGNGGWIWNLKGIQTVLYRLPEVLKADEVLLVEGEKDTDNLLNIGFTATTSPMGAKKWRDEYSEALKGKNIVLIPDNDNEGREHMARVGASLQGVAASLKLVNLPDLPSKGDVSDFIATFNDKEQAAERLSILIENAKPYEPPKKITTEDAILEIHRFCELDREERKEYLTPWIKEGSIGLISGWRGCGKTWFALGILDAISRGEFFGPWKCKESVPCLLLDGEMPTQDIIERSNDLRLTSARQNPFYIYSDAHANRLGLPRAHLANETWRQNMKRILITRKVKLWVIDNLASLASGLDENTKKDWDPINSWLLELRFAGISTIMLHHANKDGGQRGTSAREDNIDTSIILKAPHDYNPEDGARFIVNFTKSRVRMSDLHLVADTEFKLTHDETKKLVWTWNNVKGERKKEILKLIDEGIDQKTICETLDLSKGYVSKIKKQAINDGLITSKGKLSPSGFDYVSG, from the coding sequence GTGAAAAACAAAATCCTGAATCACTTTAATGGTGATTACAAATCCTTTTATAAAAAATACTTGCCGGAAGCTAAGAAAATCGGCGGCGATGAATACGCGGCCAAGTGCTGCTTTCCAAATCATGAAGATAAAAACCCGTCATTCAACTTCAACAACCAAAGCGGAAAATATTTCTGCCACGGTTGCGGCAAGAAAGGTGACATCTTCCACTTTTACGGGAAAATAAACAGCCTGGACACCCGGCGCGACTTCGGCAAGATCCTGAAAGGCATTGCTGATGATTTTAGCATTCCTTGGGAAGAGCGGAAATCACGGCTCGTTAAGACATACGATTACACCGATGCTGACAGCAATTTACTTTTCCAGGTTTGTCGGATGGACCCCAAAGATTTCAGGCAGCGTCAGCCGAACGGTAACGGCGGCTGGATCTGGAACCTAAAAGGGATACAAACAGTATTATATCGACTTCCGGAAGTCTTGAAGGCGGATGAAGTACTTCTCGTTGAAGGAGAGAAGGACACGGATAATCTGCTTAATATCGGCTTTACAGCAACCACAAGCCCCATGGGTGCAAAAAAATGGCGGGATGAATATAGCGAAGCCTTAAAGGGCAAGAATATTGTCCTGATTCCGGATAACGATAACGAGGGCCGGGAACACATGGCCCGCGTCGGCGCTTCCCTTCAAGGCGTTGCTGCAAGTTTGAAATTGGTCAACTTGCCGGATCTGCCAAGCAAAGGCGACGTCTCCGATTTTATCGCAACCTTTAACGATAAAGAGCAGGCCGCAGAACGGCTTTCAATATTAATTGAGAATGCAAAACCTTATGAGCCCCCGAAAAAGATCACAACTGAAGATGCTATCCTGGAAATCCACCGGTTTTGCGAATTAGACCGGGAGGAAAGAAAAGAATACCTTACACCATGGATAAAAGAAGGATCGATTGGACTTATCAGCGGATGGCGCGGCTGTGGTAAAACATGGTTCGCTTTGGGTATTCTTGATGCAATTAGCAGGGGTGAATTTTTTGGGCCATGGAAATGTAAGGAGTCTGTGCCGTGTCTGCTCTTAGATGGCGAAATGCCAACTCAGGATATCATAGAGCGGTCAAACGATTTAAGGCTTACCTCTGCCCGCCAGAATCCTTTTTATATCTATTCAGATGCCCACGCTAACCGCCTTGGCTTACCTCGCGCACACTTGGCAAATGAAACATGGCGACAGAATATGAAAAGAATTTTAATAACCCGGAAAGTTAAACTTTGGGTAATCGATAACCTGGCTTCTCTTGCAAGCGGTCTTGATGAAAATACCAAGAAGGATTGGGACCCCATCAATTCATGGCTTTTAGAACTGCGTTTTGCCGGTATCTCAACAATTATGCTGCATCATGCCAATAAGGACGGTGGGCAGCGCGGGACATCGGCCAGGGAAGATAATATTGACACTTCAATCATTCTTAAGGCTCCCCATGACTATAACCCGGAAGATGGAGCCCGGTTTATTGTCAACTTTACAAAATCACGCGTGAGAATGAGCGACTTGCATCTTGTAGCGGATACCGAATTTAAACTGACACACGATGAAACTAAAAAACTTGTCTGGACCTGGAATAACGTCAAAGGAGAACGAAAAAAAGAAATATTGAAACTGATAGATGAGGGCATAGATCAAAAAACTATATGCGAGACCTTGGACCTTTCAAAAGGCTATGTCTCCAAGATAAAAAAACAGGCCATTAATGATGGGCTGATAACGTCAAAAGGTAAGCTTTCACCTTCGGGTTTTGACTATGTTTCAGGATGA